The segment gacactattttaagggcatgtccttttgcgtatcgttaattatcgcgtgtcgtaaaaagcgcgtcattaaaggtcttttttctagtagtgatagcCACATGTAATTAATTTCATTAGTGGCGAtttactaataattagtcacaaaaaacaatattttattgtGACTATTGCTTATCGTATAGAGACACACAATTAAATAAAACATGATCATAAGTATCATAAACACACACATTTTATTAAAATTATGGACTTAATATTAGCCTACGACcatatttgtattattttttatgaCTTATGctatcataagtcataactatGACTATTTTATATCATTTTGACATAGAAAATCAATTGAAAAATAACTATGGTTGAATTATAGACCCAATAATATTTGTAAATGTCATTGATATTCAATTTATTACCATAAAAATTGGTTATTAGTATCAATTTATTACCAATAAAAATTGGTTATTAGTATAACCTATTTCATCATTAATTTAGACACATTTGCTTTTATTTATTGTGACTATTGTTAATTAGAGGGCCACATGAATTTATTGATAGTGTGACATTTGCTATTATTTAGTCATAATGGTTTTTTCCTACGATTATTTTTTACTATTAATCACCAATAATAAATTAAAGTGTGATCATTAAATACTTATAGACACTATTATTTTCTCATAAACTTTCGTAAACTTTAGTCACACATTTACATTTTATAGACACTATATACTAACCACCTAACAAAAAACACATGCaacaaaaaatgaaaacaaacaatATAATGTAAGAAAATCAaactttattaataataatttaaaattctTACATCAAAACAAATTTGAAATTATCAAAAACATAAAAgtataagtaaaatttaaactaataaagaaaacatctacattttttttaatattattgctCTTTAACTTGTTTTATCTCATGTAGTGTTGTATAactcatctttttttttcttatctCCCCCACTCTACAACTTATTGTAATGAGTGATATCGCCCCAATTTGTCTATGAGCTGCAATgaacaaactaaaaataaaaatgaaaaactatggTGGCACAAAACTTTCTGAAGTATGATATTTGATTTATGTTATAGACCTGGACATAAAAGGGCTTTTTCGTTATTTTCCAAATCACAATTTTGCATGTCATTTTTCTACCATGTTGAAATAAAACAAATAAGATTAGATCATAATATtacattaaattttcatttttaagataaaatattatattttaaataaacaaGTAGTTATACCAATTATGAAAATTGTTTTGTTTGGATGACATTAGCTTCTGATAACAGTACTTTCATATCGTGTGCATGTCAAAGCTCCGCCAAAACTTCGAGTATACCCTACACACAGAAATGGTTTCCGTATTTATTTGTTCAAATTGCTATTATCAGTAACCATTGTAAGTATGTTCCTATTATATACCTCATACTACAAAATGCAGAATATAACCTGAAGTGGTCTCTTGATTATACACAACCAATGACTAACCTCAAATTCTTCAAGATTCAAATAAATTCCATTGCTCCTAACAATCACAAAATCCTTAGGTTGCTCAATAACATTAACTTTCCAAACAAACTAACTCATTAGGATCAATAGACAATATTATGTGATTGTCCTTCTTGTAGATAAATTTAACATGCCAAAAGAGTTATGTTAGTTAATGTAATGAATTGCATAATAAGACATCAGAAAATATTGTGTGAGTGTCCTAACCTTGATTGATGTAATCACAAGAGTGCAAAGACTTGGTGTACTTGTTTAACAACACTAATGGGAAGTCAAACATGAATTGAGCTTTTCAAATAATCTAATAGAAAAACATATTATAAACATGAGTATGGTAATTTGATTAACCCATAAAGATAAGTCATTGTTTCAATTGGGCTTTTTCATCAAACACTTGTAGTACTTGTTTAACAACACTAATGGTGTGGAagcatttacaaaatattttttattacactttaggtttgatacttatttaaccttattaaccaatttataatcattattagaaagacactacaatttgtcacttttaacaatttacaaaatattcgttgtgttgtttaagttgaactaaattttatatttaagttgatcttgtaaggttatatttaaattaacaatttaagtcgtttatacaaattgatcaaaagttgtagctttcaaatgataatggtttacatacaacatattagacctaataaattaagtataatatgttaaaagttaaaaagatactttataagtagaaaaaatatattttttgaatattgaaatttagtatatatatgattacactttaggtttgatatttatttaaccttattcaccaacttataataattattagaaagaaattgaaaagtcatgggagtttcaaatgaatgtggtgaaaggaaaaaatgcatgagagtttcaaatgaatgtggttcaagaaaaaatgcaagctttataagtatactaggcgaatacccgcgcgttgcgcagaatacaacaatatatttgaaatttttgcaaatatatgtttttttaaatatatcaatgacaTTGTTATTAgcttttatataataaaccttaTAAAAAGTTGGTATaaacattgtttgttttgaattatatgataatgtagatatcttttaaaattgtataatcCTAAGTGTCTTAATGACATCTAACTGCAGTTTACTTatgattaaaattaaatataatatgatttaatgatatttatagttgttatgattaatgaattttaaaaagtttatttgcttaagattttaatttctatcattgtaattatttaaaatatcaaacattattttagCTTTTAAAGAcaacaatataatttttgtatatcattttacttttaactattgttgttgcaagttatttaaaataacgtattttgaaactcttaattattttaatttggtttcagaaattaaatgtttttaaaatttatttggtgaatattgttagtttctatgattatagttatttaaaacaaaaaaacattgttttttatttttaaagtaaatattatagttttttatataatattacttttaactattcttattgtaagttatttttaagctatttatttgaaaattgttaatgattataaaaacaatttaatgtttttttattatttatttatttagttaatttaggattacaatttCGGTTTGACACTATAATTTATAatctttaactatttataaaatagtctctcaatttttttcaagtttaactgaaattttgatttaagttaattgtttaatattatattgaaattaataatttaactattttgcatcaacataaattatacaaatgttttgactttaaaatgataattgctCACATACGACAtcatatttaaactaataagttaagtacaatatgttaaaaatttaaagccataattttataaatagaaatattatatgaaatcttaatattgtagtttagtcaatcgtttgaatgacctctacccgagagttacacatgaataaaattaaatataatatatggtttaatgttatttatagttgttgttattgttaattaatttcttaaaatttatttgcttaatgtttttatttctatcattataattttttaaaacatcaaacattgttttttttttattttaaaggtaaaaatataatcatttatatagagttatttttaactattgttattgtaagttattttaagctacttatttgaaattttttaacgattataaaaatatctttaggaaatattttagttaaattgagattacaatttagtttttgcatttatcactataattaatcacttttaactatttacaaaatattctttggttttttaagtggaactgaaatttatatttaagttgatattgtaatgttatatttaaattaacaatttatgtattttgtccaaactgttcaaaagttgtagctttaaactgataatggtttacatacaacaacattttaaatgtaataaattatgtataatatattaaaagttaaagacataactttataagtaaaattaaaaatattattttaaaattgaaatttactttatttatgattacacattaggtttgatatttattaaccaacttataatcattattagaaagacattataatttatcacttttaactatttacaaaatatttttttggttgtttaagttaaactaaaatttatatttaagttgaccatgtaatgttatatttaaattaataatttatgtattttatacaaattgttccaaaattgtatctttaaaatgataatggtttacatccaatactatattaaaactaataaattaagtataagaatacattagaatgttgttattcttcAACCGGAGATTCAAGAATTTGTGAttttacaataatattataatagaatataattatgaaaaaacaTCATTATAACAAAAACCATTATGgtagaataaaatcggttatttttacaaattacgttagaattaaaatcgaattaatttaaaattttagatttttaaaattaggagaattaattatccctaaaaattcgaaatttccttttttaaaatgTAGTTAATTGTACAAAGTACCCTtatgttgaaatttatatgattatatggtacatgttactcTATTATAATATCATAGACTCTCACTTCATTACCATTGATTCTATTCCATCAAGTGGTCTAGATTTGTGCATACGAGCACACAACAGttgttagaaacatttgaacatatatatatatatatatatatatatatatatatatatatatatatatatatatatatatatatatataaacaagatcaaataaaaatgaaatatttgataCTAAGGGTAAGAAATGCATCAttttttttcagatttttttGACAAACTAActaaacaaaaataacaaaattttaaaaaactaacATTGTTGATTCACTTTTTTACTAAATCAAATGTTGGCCCACTTTTGGAACAACTTTAATAAATCATCGTAAAAAAGAATCATTGAAGCGTTTTTTTCGGATTCTTTTTGCGAATCATATtgttttttattatcaaatgatttATTTTGTTGAGTTGCTCAAAATTATATAAATGATGCATTTCTTAATTACCCTTACTACCAAATAAATATTTTTACGGGGTCTATTTCCTATATATTAAGTTGATCGTATCAACTAGTTTTCTTGAACCACGGAATTATATAAAAATTAGAGAGAAGCTGGTTCTTAATAGTTATACATGTCAAATTATGATACTGTCGTTCCCAATTCGTGACCATATCAATTAGTTGTGCATGTCAAATGATGGTTAAAGGTCAAAACAAGCCCATAAATGACCAAAGAAAACGAGTTAATTTTTAGATCCTCGCATATTCAAACTTCAAAGGTTTGAAAAGTTTGACTGATTCTGTGTGTTTCTGTGTATATATGAACAACTATACTAACTTCTACTAAAACAATCCCAACCAACTCTTTCATTCACTAACACCTACTCCATTTTTCTTGCACTCTTTTGAGCATTAATTCCTATAGACCATCAAATAGATTGCAAGTTGAAATCTAATTACACCATGGCAGCTGTTAATCAATTAGCTTCAAGCTTTTTgtgttcctcttcttcttcatcttcttcttctcgtAGAGATGTATCAAGATCTTCTATTCACTTCCCAAAGATTGGAACGAACAATCTGAGTAACCTTATCCCAAAGATCCAATCAAACATGGGTTTGGTTGAAGAAATAGATTTTTCATCATTCTCACACAAGAATACGAGCAAAAACCCTAGAGCGTGTCCTGATCCTGAGGTGACGGAGAAGCTCTACGTGATATCGGAGGCTGTTTCAGATCGGTTGGAGATGCATAAGAACATTGGAGAACAAAGGAATAACTGGAACAGTTTGTTGTTAACATCTATCAACACCATTACTCTTTCGGCTGCAACCATGGCTGGCATTGCTGCATCTATAACTACTATACCTGGTGCACCTTTGGAAGCACTTAAGATTTCATCTACTTTCTTGTATTTAGCCGCTACCGGGATGTTGGTTATCATGAACAAGATTCAACCATCACAACTCGCCGAAGAACAAAGAAACGCTGCAAGGTTGTTCAAGCAACTTGAAAGCCAAATCAAGACAAAAATCGCTATAGGAAATCCTACTCTTAGTGATGTGAATGAatctatgaagaaagtttcgGCTATAGATAAAGCCTATCCTCTTCCTTTACTTGGTGTCATGCTCGAAAAGTTTCCTGCTAAAACTGAACCAGCAGTTTGGTGGCCGGAAAAAAGAAGGACAACAGCTAAAGGAAGAAATGGAAACAATGGTTGGAGTGTGGAGTTAGAAGAGGAGATGAGTGAGATCATTAGGGTTTTGGAGGTAAAAGATAAAGCCGATTACTTGAGGTTAGGTGATAAGGCTTTGAAACTCAACAAAGCTTTAGCCATAGCTGGTCCTCTACTAACCAGCTTTGGTGCGCTTGGTTCAGCCTTTCTTACATCATCTCCTCATAATTCATGGGCGATGGTGCTTGGAGTCATGGGTGGTGCGATGGCGAGCGTTGTGAATACTATTGAACATGGTGGACAAGTAGGGACGGTGTTTGAGATGTACCGAAGCAATGCAGGATTCTTTAAGATGATGGAGGATTCCATAGAATCAAACCTAAAGGAAAGAGACGTGGAGAGCAGAGAAAATGGCGAAGTTTTTGAGATGAATGTGGCATTGCAGCTAGGAAGAAGCTTATCTGAACTTAGAGAGGTTGCAGCTTCATCTTCAAGAAACGGGGTAGACATTGAAGAGTTTGGAAGCAAGCTTTtctgattaattaattaattattatgaaAGTTTAGAAAAAGTATGGATAACTT is part of the Lactuca sativa cultivar Salinas chromosome 7, Lsat_Salinas_v11, whole genome shotgun sequence genome and harbors:
- the LOC111890994 gene encoding probable F-box protein At4g22030; amino-acid sequence: MAAVNQLASSFLCSSSSSSSSSRRDVSRSSIHFPKIGTNNLSNLIPKIQSNMGLVEEIDFSSFSHKNTSKNPRACPDPEVTEKLYVISEAVSDRLEMHKNIGEQRNNWNSLLLTSINTITLSAATMAGIAASITTIPGAPLEALKISSTFLYLAATGMLVIMNKIQPSQLAEEQRNAARLFKQLESQIKTKIAIGNPTLSDVNESMKKVSAIDKAYPLPLLGVMLEKFPAKTEPAVWWPEKRRTTAKGRNGNNGWSVELEEEMSEIIRVLEVKDKADYLRLGDKALKLNKALAIAGPLLTSFGALGSAFLTSSPHNSWAMVLGVMGGAMASVVNTIEHGGQVGTVFEMYRSNAGFFKMMEDSIESNLKERDVESRENGEVFEMNVALQLGRSLSELREVAASSSRNGVDIEEFGSKLF